The stretch of DNA GAAGGCCGCGGGTGCCGAACCGGTCGGCAAGGCGCTCGGAAATCGCACCGAACAGGGCCGCCTCATGGAAGGCCGGATCCGGACGCTGGCGCAGCGCCGTCAGGAAGCGCTCATAGGCATCCCCCGGATGGTCGGAAGCCGGCGAACGGTCGGCAAGCTCGAAGCGCGCACTCCACTCCGGCTCGATCGGCGGGGCGGCGAGGAATAGCGGGCCGTTGAAATCGCCGGAAAGGCCGGCGTCGGCGAGCGCCTCGATCGTCGTTTCGCGGGCGAAGGCATAGGAGCGCTCGACGGCGTTCGGCAACGGAATGCCGATGAAATCGACGGTGCCGGCGATCCGCGTCGACAGGCCCTCGGTCGGGAAGCGGTTGATCTCGTGGATGCCCGATGTGCCGGAGGTAAGGGCTGCCCAGTTGTCACTGAGGCCCTGGCCGAGCGAAGTGATGATGCCCATGCCGGTTACGGCGACGATCGGACGGCCGAGATGATCCTGGTAAGCGGAAGCTGTCATATCTCTCACTCCTCACGCATCTGCGGAAAGAACGGCAACGCCCTCGCCGCGCTGGTGTCCGACCATGGTCACGACGGCGGCGGTGATCCCTGCCCGCATCGGCGCCTCATGGGCGGCGTCGAATGGCGGAACCTTGGCCTTGCCGTCGACGGCAAGGGCGGCGAGCGCAAGACCCAGCGTAAACTGCGTCTCGATCGTATGGCCGGTGACGCCGCCGAAGCCGCGGATCGCAACGTCCGGCAATTGATGCTCGAGCACCGCCCGCTCGCGGGCGGCAAGATCGTGCATGCCGGTCGATCCGGAAAAGATCGCCGTGCTTTCAGTGGCAAGCCCGGCAGCCGGCGCCAAAAGCCGCTCCAGCCGGACTTCGAGATTGCCGGAATTGCGATTGCCGCGGTCGCCCTCGACTGCATCGATGACGGCATAGATATGGGCGCCGCGGGCTTCGGCGTGTTTGCGCGATTCCAGCACCAGGAAGGCGCCTGCCGAACCGGTGATCATGCCGCCGCCGTCGCTCGGCCTGCGCGACCAGAGCGGCACCCAGTCGCCGCGCGCATGAGCGCCGATCGCCTCGGTGAGCAGGATCATGTCGGGCCGTTCGGCCGCGAAGGCGCCTCCAACAAGTGCATGTGAGGATTCGCCTGATTTGATGCGGTAGAAGGCGGTCTCGACGGCGGATATGCCGGCTGCTTCCTCGCCCATGAAGGTACGCGACGAGCCGGTGACCTTGTGCACGATCGAGATATTGCCGGCGAGCAGGTTGGAAAGCTGGGCGAGGAACAGCGTCGGCCTCAGCTCGGTCGTCAGCTTCTCGTTGAGCAGCAACTCGCGGTCATTGCGCTTCAGCGCCTCGTCGACGATCAGCGTGTCGACATTGATGTCGCGCTCGCCGCCGCCGGCCGCCACGATCATGTCCATCGTGCCGCAGGCCTCGATATCGTCCTTGAAACCGGCATCGTCGAGCGCAAGGCCGGCGGCGAAGACGCCGATGCGCTGCCAGTTCTCCATCTGGCGTTGATCGCCGCGCTTGGCGATCTGCTGCGACCAGTCGATCTCGGGCAGCGGATGCACCGGATAGGGCTTGAACTTTTCGGTCTCGACGATCGCTTTGGGCGCACTGGCGGCCGAAAGCAGCGCGATATGCGCATCCTTGCCAACGCCCTGACAGGTGACGATGCCGATGCCCGAGATGACGACGTCGTTTGCAGCCTTGCTCATCCAATCACTCCCTGCGCCGCGATCGCCTCGAGAAGCCCGATCTCGCCGGCACGTTTCTTCACGATATCGCCGAGCGGCACCTCGGAAAACGGCATGGTGCGCAGTTTCAGCTGCGCATCGCAGACCTTCTTGCCGCCGCTGGTGATTCTAGCCTTGGTGACCGCGAAACCCGAACCGTCATGCTCGAGCACCGCCTCGATGTCGAGCACGGCTTCCGGTTCGACGAAGGTGCGCATCTTGGCGCCGTCGACCGTCATCAGGAAGGGCATGGCGGCAAAATTGGTGACGGCAAGCACCAGCATGCCGGAGGCCTGGGCCATGGTCTCGATCAGCAGCACGCCGGGAACGAGCGGCATGCCGGGAAAATGACCCTCGAAGACGGGGCTCTTCGCCGGCACGACGGATCGCGCCTTAAGCGTGCCCTTCTTCAGGTCCACCGCTTCGACGCGGTCAATCATCTGGAAATATTCCAGCAGCATTCGGATCCTCCGGCCCGACAGGCAAGATCCGCCCGCCGGTGACGCCTAAAGCGCGTCTGGTTCGCACTTTAGGTCTTTGTTTTATGCATGCCGTTGTCCCAAAACCGCTGCGCACTTTTGGCCGGCATGCACTAGTTAGGAACGAAACCGCCCGGCCGCCATATTCACGGCGGCAGGGCGTTCAAAAAAGACTGTTATATCGCTCAGGCCTTGGCTGCTTTGAGCTCGTCGATCTTGGCGCAGAGGTTCTTCAGCACGAAGTATTCTTCGGTGGAAACCTTGCCTTCGTTGACTTCCTGCGTCCACTTTTCGAGCGGGATCTTGATGCCGAATTCCTTGTCGATCGCAAAGACGATGTCGAGGAAATCGAGGCTGTCGATACCGAGGTCGTCGATCGTATGGCTCTCCGGCGTGATCGTCGCGCGGTCGATCTCGCTGGTTTCTGCAATAATGTCGGCAACTTTATCGAATGTAGCGGTCACGCGCTGTACCTCATGAAATGACGATTTAAACCCCCTCATAGGCAAATCCATTTCAAAAGCCAATGCTTTCGTCCCGGCGTTGCGGCAATTTGCCGGCTGGGTGTTGCCTAAACAGCAATGGAATGCCGGCCTTTGCCGTCACCCAGGGCGCGAGGCGACGCTGCTGCAGAAAACCCGTCTCGCCGGCGAGGGCGAAGAAGCCGTCCGAATCAAACCCGCGGACGGCCTCGTCTCGACGCCGCACTTCCAATAACAGCCAGGGCACGCAAACTTTGATCTGGATCAAATCGCGAT from Rhizobium leguminosarum bv. trifolii WSM1325 encodes:
- a CDS encoding Beta-hydroxyacyl-(acyl-carrier-protein) dehydratase FabA/FabZ (PFAM: Beta-hydroxyacyl-(acyl-carrier-protein) dehydratase FabA/FabZ~KEGG: rec:RHECIAT_CH0002579 probable hydroxymyristoyl-[acyl-carrier-protein] dehydratase protein), with the protein product MLLEYFQMIDRVEAVDLKKGTLKARSVVPAKSPVFEGHFPGMPLVPGVLLIETMAQASGMLVLAVTNFAAMPFLMTVDGAKMRTFVEPEAVLDIEAVLEHDGSGFAVTKARITSGGKKVCDAQLKLRTMPFSEVPLGDIVKKRAGEIGLLEAIAAQGVIG
- a CDS encoding phosphopantetheine-binding (PFAM: phosphopantetheine-binding~KEGG: rec:RHECIAT_CH0002580 acyl-carrier-protein); protein product: MRGFKSSFHEVQRVTATFDKVADIIAETSEIDRATITPESHTIDDLGIDSLDFLDIVFAIDKEFGIKIPLEKWTQEVNEGKVSTEEYFVLKNLCAKIDELKAAKA
- a CDS encoding Beta-ketoacyl synthase (PFAM: Beta-ketoacyl synthase~KEGG: rec:RHECIAT_CH0002578 putative 3-oxoacyl-[acyl-carrier-protein] synthase II protein), translating into MSKAANDVVISGIGIVTCQGVGKDAHIALLSAASAPKAIVETEKFKPYPVHPLPEIDWSQQIAKRGDQRQMENWQRIGVFAAGLALDDAGFKDDIEACGTMDMIVAAGGGERDINVDTLIVDEALKRNDRELLLNEKLTTELRPTLFLAQLSNLLAGNISIVHKVTGSSRTFMGEEAAGISAVETAFYRIKSGESSHALVGGAFAAERPDMILLTEAIGAHARGDWVPLWSRRPSDGGGMITGSAGAFLVLESRKHAEARGAHIYAVIDAVEGDRGNRNSGNLEVRLERLLAPAAGLATESTAIFSGSTGMHDLAARERAVLEHQLPDVAIRGFGGVTGHTIETQFTLGLALAALAVDGKAKVPPFDAAHEAPMRAGITAAVVTMVGHQRGEGVAVLSADA